In Scatophagus argus isolate fScaArg1 chromosome 3, fScaArg1.pri, whole genome shotgun sequence, one genomic interval encodes:
- the rdh5 gene encoding retinol dehydrogenase 5, which translates to MDMQFMYDLLGENAWLYISVTLVVLWTIVWLYRDSLEIEDITDKYVFVTGCDSGFGNLLCKKLDRKGFRVLAGCLTEKGADDLKRVAGPYLKTVLLDVTNQDSIQKAMEWSKKEVGDKGLWGLVNNAGRSLPMGPSEWMKVEDFHSTLKVNMNGVIAMTMTFLPLIKKARGRIVNVASVLGRVAANGGGYCISKFAVESFSDCLRRDINYFGVNVCIIEPGFFKTAVTSLDPLERELHRLWNQLSPEVQASYGDKYLDKYIKVQRLIMNAVCDSDLTKVTNCMEHALTAAYPRTRYSAGWDAKLLWIPLSYMPSCVVDIGLKLVLPRPSKSV; encoded by the exons ATGGATATGCAATTTATGTACGACCTTTTAGG GGAAAATGCTTGGTTGTACATCAGCGTTACCTTGGTGGTGCTGTGGACTATAGTGTGGCTGTACAGAGACAGCCTGGAGATTGAGGACATCACTGACAAGTATGTCTTTGTGACTGGCTGCGACTCAGGGTTTGGAAACCTGCTGTGTAAGAAGCTCGATCGCAAAGGTTTCCGTGTGCTAGCTGGCTGTCTCACAGAAAAAGGGGCTGATGACCTAAAGAGGGTGGCGGGGCCTTATTTGAAGACTGTCTTGCTGGATGTGACCAATCAGGACAGCATCCAGAAAGCCATGGAGTGGTCCAAGAAGGAGGTTGGCGATAAGG GACTTTGGGGTCTTGTGAATAATGCTGGACGCTCATTACCCATGGGCCCCTCTGAGTGGATGAAAGTTGAGGATTTTCACAGCACACTGAAGGTCAACATGAATGGAGTGATTGCCATGACAATGACTTTCCTGCCTCTCATCAAAAAGGCTCGTGGACGTATTGTAAATGTAGCATCAGTGCTGGGCAGGGTGGCTGCAAACGGTGGTGGATATTGCATCTCCAAGTTTGCAGTGGAGTCTTTCTCTGACTGTCTCAG GAGAGATATAAACTACTTTGGAGTCAATGTGTGCATCATTGAGCCAGGGTTTTTCAAAACTGCAGTGACAAGCCTCGATCCCCTTGAGAGGGAGCTGCATCGCCTGTGGAACCAGCTCAGCCCTGAAGTGCAAGCCAGCTATGGAGACAAGTACCTTGATAAGT ACATCAAGGTCCAGCGTTTGATCATGAATGCTGTTTGCGACTCTGACCTTACCAAGGTGACAAACTGCATGGAGCACGCTCTGACTGCTGCCTACCCACGCACCAGATACAGTGCAGGCTGGGATGCCAAGCTTCTCTGGATCCCCCTGTCCTACATGCCTTCCTGTGTGGTTGATATTGGGCTAAAACTGGTGCTCCCTCGTCCTTCAAAGAGTGTGTAA
- the LOC124056069 gene encoding elastase-1-like isoform X2 — protein sequence MSSTPQDQSVLANLEPQPRYLEDSFERVVGGEVASPNSWPWQISLQYRSGSSYYHTCGGTLIERGWVMTAAHCVDSSRTWRVVLGDHDLYVSNGREQVIGVSAVYIHPKWDSSSVAGGYDIALLRLSSMATLNSYVQLGSLPPSGQVLPNNNPCYITGWGRTSTGGSLSAQLKQAFLPVVDYKTCSSSDWWGSTVKTTMVCGGGGAEAGCNGDSGGPLNCLVNGKYYVHGIASFVSGYGCNYPKKPTVFTRVSAYIEWMDSIMA from the exons TGCTGGCTAATTTGGAGCCCCAGCCCAGGTACCTGGAAGACAGCTTTGAAAGGGTCGTGGGAGGTGAGGTGGCCAGTCCCAACTCCTGGCCTTGGCAG ATCTCTCTTCAGTACAGATCTGGCAGCAGCTACTACCACACATGCGGTGGAACCCTGATTGAGAGAGGCTGGGTTATGACAGCTGCTCACTGTGTGGACAG CAGTAGGACGTGGCGCGTCGTCCTCGGTGACCATGACCTCTATGTCTCCAATGGCAGAGAGCAGGTCATTGGTGTCAGCGCTGTTTACATTCATCCCAAGTGGGACTCCAGCAGTGTGGCAGGAGG GTATGACATCGCCCTACTGCGTTTGTCTTCTATGGCCACTCTGAACTCTTATGTCCAGCTGggctctctgcctccctctggcCAGGTTCTGCCCAACAACAACCCCTGCTATATCACAGGATGGGGACGCACTTCCA CTGGTGGCAGCCTGTCTGCCCAGCTGAAGCAGGCTTTCCTTCCTGTGGTTGACTACAagacctgcagcagcagtgactggTGGGGCAGCACTGTCAAGACCACCAtggtgtgtggtggtggtggtgctgaggCTGGATGCAAT GGTGACTCTGGTGGCCCTCTGAACTGCCTTGTTAATGGAAAATATTACGTCCATGGTATTGCCAGCTTTGTTTCTGGTTATGGATGTAACTACCCCAAGAAGCCCACCGTCTTCACCCGTGTCTCTGCCTACATCGAATGGATGGACTCG aTCATGGCCTAA
- the LOC124056069 gene encoding elastase-1-like isoform X1 translates to MLRFLVLSSLAAMVLANLEPQPRYLEDSFERVVGGEVASPNSWPWQISLQYRSGSSYYHTCGGTLIERGWVMTAAHCVDSSRTWRVVLGDHDLYVSNGREQVIGVSAVYIHPKWDSSSVAGGYDIALLRLSSMATLNSYVQLGSLPPSGQVLPNNNPCYITGWGRTSTGGSLSAQLKQAFLPVVDYKTCSSSDWWGSTVKTTMVCGGGGAEAGCNGDSGGPLNCLVNGKYYVHGIASFVSGYGCNYPKKPTVFTRVSAYIEWMDSIMA, encoded by the exons ATGCTGAGGTTTCTGGTGTTGTCAAGTCTCGCAGCCATGG TGCTGGCTAATTTGGAGCCCCAGCCCAGGTACCTGGAAGACAGCTTTGAAAGGGTCGTGGGAGGTGAGGTGGCCAGTCCCAACTCCTGGCCTTGGCAG ATCTCTCTTCAGTACAGATCTGGCAGCAGCTACTACCACACATGCGGTGGAACCCTGATTGAGAGAGGCTGGGTTATGACAGCTGCTCACTGTGTGGACAG CAGTAGGACGTGGCGCGTCGTCCTCGGTGACCATGACCTCTATGTCTCCAATGGCAGAGAGCAGGTCATTGGTGTCAGCGCTGTTTACATTCATCCCAAGTGGGACTCCAGCAGTGTGGCAGGAGG GTATGACATCGCCCTACTGCGTTTGTCTTCTATGGCCACTCTGAACTCTTATGTCCAGCTGggctctctgcctccctctggcCAGGTTCTGCCCAACAACAACCCCTGCTATATCACAGGATGGGGACGCACTTCCA CTGGTGGCAGCCTGTCTGCCCAGCTGAAGCAGGCTTTCCTTCCTGTGGTTGACTACAagacctgcagcagcagtgactggTGGGGCAGCACTGTCAAGACCACCAtggtgtgtggtggtggtggtgctgaggCTGGATGCAAT GGTGACTCTGGTGGCCCTCTGAACTGCCTTGTTAATGGAAAATATTACGTCCATGGTATTGCCAGCTTTGTTTCTGGTTATGGATGTAACTACCCCAAGAAGCCCACCGTCTTCACCCGTGTCTCTGCCTACATCGAATGGATGGACTCG aTCATGGCCTAA
- the LOC124057167 gene encoding elastase-1-like yields MFRFLVLTSLAALVLAELEHQPRYIEDDIVEGRVVGGEVARPNSWPWQISLQYLSGSSYYHTCGGTLIRRGWVMTAAHCVDSARTWRVVLGDHNINTNEGREQYMGVSQVYIHPGWNSNNVAGGYDIALLRLSSDATLNNYVQLGTLPPSGQILPHNNPCYITGWGRTQTGGQLSAQLKQASLPVVDYNTCTSYGWWGSTVKNTMICAGGGSDSGCQGDSGGPLNCSVSGRWVVHGVTSFVSASGCNTYKKPTVFTRVSAYIGWMNGIMG; encoded by the exons ATGTTCAGGTTTCTTGTGTTGACCTCTCTGGCAGCCCTCG TGCTGGCTGAGCTGGAGCACCAGCCCAGGTACATAGAGGATGACATCGTTGAGGGGAGAGTTGTGGGAGGTGAGGTGGCCAGACCAAACTCCTGGCCCTGGCAG ATCTCTCTTCAGTATCTGTCTGGCTCCAGCTACTACCACACCTGTGGAGGAACCCTGATCAGAAGAGGATGGGTCATGACCGCTGCTCACTGTGTGGACAG TGCCAGGACTTGGCGTGTTGTTCTTGGAGATCATAACATCAACACCAATGAAGGCCGGGAACAGTACATGGGTGTGAGCCAGGTCTACATCCACCCTGGATGGAATAGCAACAACGTTGCTGGAGG GTATGACATTGCTCTTCTGCGTCTGTCCTCTGATGCCACTCTCAACAACTACGTCCAGCTTGGCACCCTGCCCCCCTCTGGCCAGATCCTGCCCCACAACAACCCCTGCTACATCACTGGATGGGGTCGCACCCAGA CTGGAGGTCAGCTGTCTGCCCAGCTGAAGCAGGCCTCCTTGCCTGTTGTTGACTACAACACCTGCACCAGCTATGGATGGTGGGGCAGCACCGTGAAGAACACCATGATCTGTGCTGGTGGTGGCAGCGACTCTGGTTGCCAG GGTGACTCCGGCGGCCCTCTGAACTGCAGTGTCAGTGGCCGGTGGGTTGTCCACGGTGTGACCAGCTTTGTGTCTGCCTCAGGCTGCAACACCTACAAGAAGCCTACCGTCTTCACCCGTGTCTCTGCCTACATCGGCTGGATGAACGGC ATCATGGGCTGA